From Psychromonas sp. psych-6C06, one genomic window encodes:
- the recO gene encoding DNA repair protein RecO produces the protein MSIECHNAFILHRRPYRETSQLLDLFCQDVGKVSLIFKGGRSGTRMRRGSAQPFTLLQATYFGRGDLKTVKSLEAKTQVVPLAGNRLYMAMYINELLYRLLQAETACDGLFNSYQDTLLAIAGDDDPQIALRNFELTLLETLGYGVNFEEDIYSGELLECGFEYQYQQQAGFFAKQAIHNKQHIYTGEQIQALAERNFCEPDTIQAAKRFCRQALAHLLGGKPLHSRALFNSAK, from the coding sequence ATGTCCATTGAGTGTCACAACGCTTTTATTCTGCATCGACGGCCCTATCGAGAAACGAGCCAGTTACTGGATCTCTTCTGTCAGGATGTGGGCAAAGTTAGCCTTATTTTTAAAGGTGGCCGTAGTGGTACACGGATGCGTCGAGGCTCTGCACAGCCCTTTACCTTGTTGCAAGCAACCTATTTTGGTCGTGGTGATCTAAAAACCGTAAAATCCCTTGAAGCTAAAACTCAGGTTGTTCCATTGGCGGGTAACCGCTTGTACATGGCGATGTATATTAATGAGCTTTTGTATCGCTTGTTGCAAGCAGAAACGGCCTGTGATGGGCTGTTTAATAGTTATCAAGATACACTGCTAGCGATTGCAGGCGATGACGATCCGCAGATAGCATTGCGTAATTTTGAGTTAACCCTATTGGAAACACTAGGATATGGTGTTAATTTTGAGGAAGATATCTACAGTGGCGAGTTATTAGAGTGTGGGTTCGAATATCAATACCAGCAACAAGCTGGGTTTTTTGCTAAACAAGCGATTCATAACAAACAACATATTTATACAGGAGAGCAGATTCAAGCACTCGCTGAACGCAACTTTTGTGAACCAGATACGATACAAGCCGCTAAACGTTTTTGTCGGCAAGCATTAGCCCACCTATTGGGCGGAAAACCATTACATAGTCGCGCGCTGTTTAACAGTGCGAAATAG
- the pdxJ gene encoding pyridoxine 5'-phosphate synthase, giving the protein MSKLLLGVNIDHIATLRNARGTCYPEPAHLAAVAETAGADGITIHLREDRRHIKDRDVAVLAQTLQTRMNLEMAVTDEMVEIAIKTQPAFVCLVPEKREELTTEGGLDVVGSFAKVADAVARLNAANIQVSLFIDPENDQIDAAIKTGAAYIELHTGQYADAETEEVELAELNRIALAATYASKAGIKVNAGHGLNYHNVKPIAALPEIIELNIGHAIVARAVVDGFASAVTEMKRLMIEGRAGL; this is encoded by the coding sequence ATGAGTAAATTATTATTAGGCGTTAATATCGACCATATTGCAACACTGCGAAATGCACGTGGTACTTGTTATCCTGAGCCTGCTCATTTAGCTGCTGTTGCCGAAACAGCGGGCGCGGATGGCATTACTATCCATTTACGTGAAGATCGTCGTCATATTAAAGATCGTGATGTCGCCGTCTTAGCACAAACCTTACAAACACGTATGAACCTTGAGATGGCTGTTACCGATGAGATGGTTGAGATTGCCATTAAAACGCAACCTGCTTTTGTCTGTTTAGTACCGGAAAAACGTGAAGAGCTGACCACAGAAGGTGGCTTAGATGTTGTTGGCTCTTTTGCTAAGGTCGCCGATGCTGTCGCGCGTTTGAATGCTGCCAATATTCAAGTATCCCTGTTTATTGACCCTGAAAACGATCAAATTGATGCCGCTATTAAAACTGGTGCTGCATATATCGAACTGCATACAGGACAATATGCAGATGCAGAAACCGAGGAAGTTGAGCTAGCTGAGTTAAATCGTATTGCCTTAGCTGCGACTTATGCATCGAAGGCGGGTATTAAAGTCAATGCTGGCCACGGTCTTAATTACCACAATGTAAAACCAATTGCGGCTTTACCTGAAATTATTGAGCTTAATATTGGTCATGCGATTGTCGCACGTGCTGTGGTTGATGGTTTTGCATCGGCTGTGACCGAAATGAAACGTCTGATGATTGAGGGAAGAGCAGGGTTGTAA